In a single window of the Scyliorhinus canicula chromosome 1, sScyCan1.1, whole genome shotgun sequence genome:
- the LOC119966597 gene encoding uncharacterized protein LOC119966597, which translates to MKTEDHCNCPQDTMPQSSNEDSGKTDDEPEEEDYEGVFNLFGNSDKVITSSIHDVLDIGEIDRSQLDWTNADTQSATVNRSSESTSILNSLQEHDILETLTPDEKHEELKETSDNPKGTDIKKIKDTSDNTKDTDSIKVEQTSHQLLILSAQRVTAEQQSVHKGMTETKGQLNNTCNSITRKCLNLLAHLTNHTVWKVIQMATEQRTARQCVKNSYWLRDLPLQCSGQGVTEVPSFR; encoded by the exons ATGAAGACAGAGGATCATTGTAACTGCCCACAAGATACGATGCCACAATCATCCAATGAGGATAGTGGTAAAACAGATGATGAGCCagaagaagaagactatgaaggtgtATTTAATTTATTTGGGAAtagtgacaaagtgatcacaaGTAGCATACACGATGTGCTGGACATAGGTGAGATTGACAGATCTCAACTGGACTGGACAAATGCTGACACTCAGAGTGCAACAGTGAACAGATCAAGTGAGAGCACATCAATTTTGAACAGCCTACAAGAGCATGACATCTTGGAGACGTTGACTCCAGATGAGAAGCACGAAGAGCTCAAAGAGACATCAGATAATCCAAAGGGAACGGATATTAAAAAGATCAAAGATACATCAGATaatacaaaggacactgacagtaTAAAGGTTGAACAGACAAGCCACCAGTTACTGATTTTGAGCGCACAACGAGTAACTGCGGAACAACAGAGTGTACACAAAGGTATGACTGAAACCAAAGGACAACTAAACAACACATGCAATTCAATTACAAGAAAGTGTTTGAACTTGCTGGCACACTTGACAAACCATACAGTATGGAAAGTAATACAGATGGCAACAGAGCAAAGGACTGCAAGACAGTGTGTGAAAAACAGCTACTGGTTGAG AGATTTGCCATTACAGTGCAGTGGTCAGGGAGTAACAGAGGTGCCATCATTCAGATGA